One stretch of Miscanthus floridulus cultivar M001 chromosome 18, ASM1932011v1, whole genome shotgun sequence DNA includes these proteins:
- the LOC136523158 gene encoding protein DMP4-like: MASRKQVDLQSQKPTPTAAAVASAPATAVPASSVGASSLGRNSGSVVVGISDGQHVAPETQPLLAESNGDSHDEGLGDDGGATSTTDDEATRLERAMAQAFRSTAELARHLPTGAVLVFEVLSPVFTNGGKCDDVNRVMTAWLVELCAAGCFFLCFTDSFHDAKGTVRYVVATRRGLWVIDGTPPEKAAEKRLKFIDFFHAFLSLIVFMSVAMFDRNVGACFNPVMSYDTRQVLTAVPLVGGLVGTLLFATFPSTRHGIGFPVPAA; the protein is encoded by the coding sequence ATGGCATCCAGGAAACAAGTTGATCTCCAGTCCCAGAAACCCACGCCGACTGCTGCCGCCGTTGCATCGGCTCCCGCAACTGCCGTGCCGGCTTCTTCTGTTGGAGCTTCATCACTGGGGAGAAATTCAGGCTCCGTCGTTGTTGGCATCTCCGACGGCCAGCACGTGGCGCCGGAGACCCAGCCACTCCTGGCTGAGTCGAACGGCGACAGCCACGACGAGGGACTGGGAGACGACGGTGGGGCTACCAGTACCACCGACGACGAGGCGACGAGGCTGGAGCGTGCAATGGCGCAGGCGTTCCGGAGCACCGCGGAGCTGGCCAGGCACCTCCCCACCGGCGCGGTGCTCGTCTTCGAGGTGCTGTCGCCGGTGTTCACCAACGGCGGCAAGTGCGACGACGTGAACCGCGTCATGACGGCCTGGCTCGTGGAGCTCTGCGCCGCGGggtgcttcttcctctgcttcaCGGACAGCTTCCACGACGCCAAGGGGACCGTGCGGTACGTGGTGGCTACTCGCCGGGGGCTGTGGGTCATCGACGGCACGCCGCCGGAGAAAGCCGCCGAGAAACGGCTAAAGTTCATCGACTTCTTCCACGCGTTCCTGTCCCTCATCGTGTTCATGTCCGTGGCCATGTTCGATAGGAATGTCGGGGCGTGTTTCAACCCTGTCATGTCGTACGACACGCGGCAGGTGCTAACTGCCGTGCCGCTTGTCGGAGGGCTCGTCGGGACGCTGCTCTTCGCCACATTCCCGTCGACACGGCACGGGATCGGATTCCCGGTCCCCGCCGCCTGA